CAAAATTACCACCACTATGACATTGAGTACATGTATTTCCTCCATCACCAGGAGAACCTGTAGTATTTCCATCTCTTCCACTAGCACTTGACATTAATAAAAATGCTGAAACTGGAATTAACAATAATAAAAATTTTAAAAAGTAATGTTTTTTCATCTTAATTTGGTTTTAGTTAATGATAGTTAAATGGTTGTCGTAATTTTCCTTATACAATTACATGTAATTTACAATAATTATAATCTTTTTTTATGAAACTACTAATAATACTTAAAAAGCACTGTTTTTTATTCAATACAGTAAATAAAACTATAATTTCGCAGCTAGAAAATTAAAATCATTTGAAAAGGAAAAAATGATGCTCAAAAAGGAAAAAATGAGCTTGAATTTTCAATAAAAGAACTGTAAAAATTATAATTGTATTTTTGAAACATGAAAAAAATCATTGGCGTTTTAATTAGTGTTGCTATTATAGGAGCAGTTTTGTATTATCTTTTTATCTATTTTATAACCTATAGTACCGGAGTAAGATCTGGTGAGTTAATAAAAATTAGCAGGAAAGGAGTTCTCGTTAAAACTTGGGAAGGAGAAATAAGTCAAGGTATTTCTGGTGCACAAATTTTTACTTTTTCTGTAGAAGATAAAAACGAAAAAGTCATAGAAAATTTACAGAAATTTCAAGGAAATTACGTTAAGCTAACTTACAAAGAGCGATATAAAACTTTCTTTTGGTTAGGAGATACAGAATATTTTATAACAAAGGTTGAACAAGAACAATCACCACATTTTACTAACAAAATTAATTAAATGAAAACGTTTAAACACATATCAGAATCACAGCTTAAAATTACAGAGTTAATGAAACCTATTAACTCTAATTTTAGCGGTAAGATTCATGGGGGACATATTTTAAACCTAATGGATCAAATTGCATTTGCCTGTGCTTCTAAGCATTCAGGAAACTATTGTGTAACTGCTTCTGTAAATAAAGTAGATTTTTTAAATCCTATTGAAGTAGGAGAACTTGTTACAATGAAAGCTTCTGTTAATTATACAGGTAGAACCTCTATGGTTGTTGGTTTACGTGTAGAATCTGAAAATATTAGAACTGGTGAGATTAAGCATTGTAATTCTTCATATTTTACCATGGTTGCAAAAGATGAAGAAGGTAAAAGTGTACCTGTTCCGGGTATTGTTTTAACAACTAAAAGTGAGGTTAGGCGTTTTGCTAGAAGCATTACTAGACAAAATGAAAGTAGTCATAGAGTTTCTAGATTTAGTAGTAAAGTCTTTAAAACTGAAGATTATTTAGATTTACTAAAAGACAGTAACTCTAAAATTGATTTAAAATAATCATTATTTGTAACCTACTGAAATAAAACTACATAGGATACTGTTTCAGGACGAGACAAATATTAAACATAAAAAAGCTCAAACATTTGTTTGAGCTTTTTCTTTTTATTGAACCTTACTTTTATAACAAGATTTGTAAATATCTTCATAAACTGGAAGAATATTTTCTAATGAAAATCTTTTTGTATGCTCTCTTGCATTCTCTTTAAAGGTTTCTAATGTTTTATCATCCTTTAAAATTGAAATCGCATTTTTTGCCATGTCTTGTACATCACCCAAATCACTTAAATAACCCGTTACTCCTGGTATATTAACCTCAGGTAAACCTCCTGTATTGGTAGAAATTACAGCTGTTTTTGCTGCCATAGCTTCCAAAGCAGCTAAACCAAAACTTTCTGTTTGAGACGGTAATAAAAAGATATCTGAATAACAAAGTACTTTTGTTACTTCAGAACTATTTCCTAAGAATAGTACATCATCAGAAATTTTTAATTTATTTACTAAATTTTCAGCTTTTAATCTATCAGGACCTTCACCAATCATTAATAATTTAGATGGAATTTCTTTTTGAACTTCATAAAAAATCTTGATTACATCTTCTACTCTTTTAACAGGTCTAAAATTACTTATGTGGGTTAAAATACGTTCATGAGGTTTTGCAATTGCAATTCTATTACACTTTTGGTTATGTGCGTTATCGTACTTTTCTACATCAATAAAATTATATATAACCTGAATATCATTTTTAATATTAAAAAGCCTGTTGGTTGTCTTTTTTAAATCATTTGACACTGCAGTTACTACATCAGAATTATTAATACTAAATTCTACAGCTGTTTTATACGTTGGATGACTACCTACTAAAGTAATATCTGTTCCGTGTAAAGTTGTAACTACTTTTACCGAAAGACCTTTTTCTTTCAGCATTTGTTTTGCCATATAAGCTGCATATGCATGAGGAATTGCATAATGTACGTGTAAAACTTCTAATTGATGCTTTTCTACAACTTCAACCATTTTACTTGATAAAGCCAATTCATAAGGTTGATATTCAAAAAGTGGATATTCTTCAATAACTACTTGATGAAAATGTAAATGATGTGACAAAAAATCTAAACGAACAGGTTGATTATAAGTGATAAAGTGTACTTCATGCCCTTTATCTGCCAATGCCATTCCTAATTCTGTAGCTACTACTCCACTTCCTCCAAATGTTGGATAACAAACAATTCCTATTTTCATAAAATGTTGAAAAGATTAAATGAATCTAAAGTTAATTAGATAATTTCTATTTTACTTCTTAGTTGTAAAGATAAAGGTATTCTTACATTAGAAATCTAAATAAAAGCATAAAAAAAGAGTTTTTCATCTTCATGAAAAACTCTTTACTATTTTAATTTTTGAATCTTTTAATTTAATTTTCTAGTAATCTCCTAAAGTTTCAGGATTTTGAGATAAAGCATTTTCTAATTGCTCATCACTAGGTGCTTTACCATGCCAAGCATGTGTATGCATCATAAAATCTACTCCATTACCCATTTCTGTATATAATAAGATACAAACTGGCTTTCCTTTTCCTGTTAATGCTTTTGCTTCAGCTAAACCAGCTAAAATTGCTTCAACATCATTTCCTTTTTTTACTTCTAAAACATCCCAATCAAAAGCTTCAAATTTGGCTTTGATGCTTCCCATTGCTAAAACTTCATCAGTAGTACCGTCAATTTGTTTTTCATTTAAATCGATTGTACAAATAATATTATCAACTTTTTTTGCTGATGCATACATAATTGCTTCCCAGTTTTGACCTTCTTGCAATTCACCATCACCATGTAAAGTGTATACTATTTTATCATCTCCATTTAATTTTTTAGCTTGTGCAGCTCCAATACCAACAGACATTCCTTGACCTAAAGATCCAGAAGCAATTCTTATCCCAGGTAAACCTTCATGTGTAGTTGGGTGTCCTTGTAAACGAGAATTTAATAATCTAAAAGTATTTAGTTCTTCTACAGGAAAAAATCCACTGTGAGCCAAAACACTATAAAATACTGGAGAAATATGTCCGTTAGAAAGGAAAAATAAATCTTCATTTTTTCCATCCATCGTAAATTCAGTAGAGTAATCCATTACTTCTTGGTATAAGCAAGTAATAAATTCTGCACATCCTAAAGATCCTCCTGGGTGACCAGAGCTTACTTTATGAACCATACGTAAAATATCTCTACGAACTTGTTGGGTAAAATCTTGTAATTGTTGAGTTGTTGGCATTTTGTTATTTTATTTTGTTGACAAAAGTAATTTTTTATAAACAATGGACAAAATAAAAACGAAAGTAAAAGAAAGGTTTGGTTATTTCTTTTTCACATAAATTT
The window above is part of the Polaribacter sp. SA4-12 genome. Proteins encoded here:
- a CDS encoding 6-phosphogluconate dehydrogenase, whose protein sequence is MKKIIGVLISVAIIGAVLYYLFIYFITYSTGVRSGELIKISRKGVLVKTWEGEISQGISGAQIFTFSVEDKNEKVIENLQKFQGNYVKLTYKERYKTFFWLGDTEYFITKVEQEQSPHFTNKIN
- a CDS encoding acyl-CoA thioesterase: MKTFKHISESQLKITELMKPINSNFSGKIHGGHILNLMDQIAFACASKHSGNYCVTASVNKVDFLNPIEVGELVTMKASVNYTGRTSMVVGLRVESENIRTGEIKHCNSSYFTMVAKDEEGKSVPVPGIVLTTKSEVRRFARSITRQNESSHRVSRFSSKVFKTEDYLDLLKDSNSKIDLK
- the bshA gene encoding N-acetyl-alpha-D-glucosaminyl L-malate synthase BshA translates to MKIGIVCYPTFGGSGVVATELGMALADKGHEVHFITYNQPVRLDFLSHHLHFHQVVIEEYPLFEYQPYELALSSKMVEVVEKHQLEVLHVHYAIPHAYAAYMAKQMLKEKGLSVKVVTTLHGTDITLVGSHPTYKTAVEFSINNSDVVTAVSNDLKKTTNRLFNIKNDIQVIYNFIDVEKYDNAHNQKCNRIAIAKPHERILTHISNFRPVKRVEDVIKIFYEVQKEIPSKLLMIGEGPDRLKAENLVNKLKISDDVLFLGNSSEVTKVLCYSDIFLLPSQTESFGLAALEAMAAKTAVISTNTGGLPEVNIPGVTGYLSDLGDVQDMAKNAISILKDDKTLETFKENAREHTKRFSLENILPVYEDIYKSCYKSKVQ
- a CDS encoding transketolase, with translation MPTTQQLQDFTQQVRRDILRMVHKVSSGHPGGSLGCAEFITCLYQEVMDYSTEFTMDGKNEDLFFLSNGHISPVFYSVLAHSGFFPVEELNTFRLLNSRLQGHPTTHEGLPGIRIASGSLGQGMSVGIGAAQAKKLNGDDKIVYTLHGDGELQEGQNWEAIMYASAKKVDNIICTIDLNEKQIDGTTDEVLAMGSIKAKFEAFDWDVLEVKKGNDVEAILAGLAEAKALTGKGKPVCILLYTEMGNGVDFMMHTHAWHGKAPSDEQLENALSQNPETLGDY